In the genome of Globicephala melas chromosome 7, mGloMel1.2, whole genome shotgun sequence, one region contains:
- the C7H2orf66 gene encoding LOW QUALITY PROTEIN: uncharacterized protein C2orf66 homolog (The sequence of the model RefSeq protein was modified relative to this genomic sequence to represent the inferred CDS: substituted 1 base at 1 genomic stop codon) → MPRALLLLAVALVQLGLVHGAVLRNEEKXKPLNNPRNRDLFFRTLQAYFKGRGLDLGMFSNISSMNENPGPLSFQSELIASAFADYEEQKNSFPNYLKV, encoded by the exons ATGCCCAGAGCACTCCTGCTGCTGGCTGTTGCCCTGGTGCAACTTGGGCTTGTGCATGGAGCCGTGTTGAGAAACGAAGAAAAATAGAAGCCCCTCAACAATCCTAGAAACCGAGATCTG ttTTTCAGAACCCTTCAGGcatattttaaaggaagaggTCTTGATCTTggaatgttttcaaatatttcctccatGAACGAGAATCCCGGACCTCTCTCTTTCCAATCAGAACTTATTGCTTCTGCATTTGCAGAttatgaagaacagaaaaactcCTTCCCCAATTACCTCAAAGTCTGA
- the GTF3C3 gene encoding general transcription factor 3C polypeptide 3 isoform X1: protein MSGFSPELIDYLEGKISFEEFERRREERKTREKKSLQEKGKSSAEENPNDSAVPSSSGVDCTKSQDEDVNEGETSDGVSKSVHKVFASMLGENEDEEEEEDEEEDEEEETPEQPTAGDVFVLEMVLNRETKKMMKEKRPRSKLPRALRGLMGEANIRFARGEREEAILMCMEIIRQAPLAYEPFSTLAMIYEDQGDMEKSLQFELIAAHLNPSDTEEWVRLAEMSLEQDNIKQAIFCYTKALKYEPTNVRYLWERSSLYEQMGDHKMAMDGYRRILNLLSPSDGERFMQLSRDMAKSYYEANDVISAINIIEEAFSKHQGLVSMEDVNIAAELYISSKQYDKALEVITDFSGIVLEKKTTEEGTSEENKNCSFLCIGESGENVSCTIPDGVPIDITVKLMVCLVHLNILEPLNPLLTTLVEQNPEDMGDLYLDVAEAFLDVGEYNSALPLLSALVCSERYNLAVVWLRHAECLKALGYMERAAESYGKVVDLAPLHLDARISLSTLQQQLGRPEKALEALEPMYDPDTLAQDANAAQQELKLLLQRSTLLFSQGKMYGYVDTLLTMLAMLLRVAMNRAQVCLISSSKSGERHLYLIKVSRDKISDNNDQESANCDAKAIFAVLTSVLTKDDWWNLLLKAIYSLCDLSRFQEAELLVDSSLEYYSFYEDRPKRKELEYFGLSAAILDKNFRKAYNYIRIMVMENVNKPQLWNIFNQVTMHSQDVRHHRFCLRLMLKNPDNHALCVLNGHNAFVSGSFKHALGQYVQAFRSHPHEPLYSLCIGLTFIHMASQKYVLKRHALIVQGFSFLNRYLSLRGPCQESFYNLGRGLHQLGLIHLAIHYYQKALELPPFMVEGMEVDQLDLRRDIAYNLSLIYQNSGNIGMAQKLLYTYCSI, encoded by the exons ATGTCGGGGTTCAGCCCGGAGCTCATCGACTATCTGGAAGGGAAGATCTCCTTTGAGGAGTTCGAAAGgcggagagaagagagaaaaacccGTGAGAAGAAA AGtcttcaggaaaaaggcaagtcATCAGCTGAGGAAAATCCAAATGACTCTGCAGTTCCATCATCATCAGGAGTTGACTGTACCAAATCTCAGGACGAAGATGTCAATGAAG GAGAAACATCAGATGGAGTCAGTAAGTCAGTTCACAAGGTCTTTGCTTCCATGCTTGGAGAGAATgaagatgaggaggaggaggaggacgaggaggaggacgaggaggaggagacACCTGAGCAACCCACTGCAGGCGACGTGTTTGTATTAGAGATGGTTCTCAATCGTGAAACCAAGAAAATGATGAAA GAGAAAAGGCCTCGGAGTAAACTTCCCAGAGCTCTGAGAGGTCTCATGGGTGAAGCCAACATTCGCTTTGCTCGAGGAGAACGTGAAGAGGCGATATTGATGTGCATGGAAATCATAAGACAAG CTCCTTTGGCTTATGAGCCATTTTCTACTCTTGCTATGATATATGAGGACCAAGGTGACATGGAGAAATCACTGCAGTTTGAGTTGATTGCTGCACATTTAAATCCCAGTGACACTGAAGAATGGGTTAGATTGGCAGAAATGTCCCTGGAACAAGACAATATTAAGCAGGCTATTTTTTGCTACACAAAAG cacttaAATATGAACCTACTAATGTCCGTTATCTGTGGGAGCGATCAAGCCTTTATGAACAGATGGGAGATCACAAAATGGCAATGGATGGTTATAGGCGTATTTTAAACCTTTTGTCTCCGTCTGATGGAGAACGATTTATGCAATTGTCCAGAGATATGGCAAA GAGTTATTATGAAGCCAATGATGTTATTTCAGCTATTAACATAATTGAAGAAGCTTTCTCAAAGCACCAGGGCCTAGTCTCCATGGAAGATGTTAACATTGCAGCTGAACTATACATTTCTAGTAAACAATATGACAAAGCTTTGGAG GTAATTACAGATTTTTCTGGAATTGtgctagaaaaaaaaactacagaagaaGGCACttcagaagagaataaaaattgtAGTTTCCTGTGCATAGGAGAGT CTGGTGAGAATGTTTCCTGCACTATACCGGATGGTGTGCCAATAGATATCACAGTGAAGTTGATGGTCTGCCTTGTACATCTCAACATCCTTGAACCACTTAAT CCTCTCTTGACAACACTCGTGGAACAGAATCCCGAAGACATGGGAGACCTCTATCTCGATGTTGCTGAAGCTTTTCTGGATGTTGGTGAATATAATTCTGCACTTCCCCTCCTTAGTGCGCTAGTCTGCTCTGAAAGATATAACCTCGCAGTGGTTTGGCTTCGGCATGCAG AATGCTTAAAGGCCTTAGGCTATATGGAGCGTGCTGCCGAAAGCTATGGCAAAGTGGTTGATCTGGCCCCCCTCCATTTGGATGCAAGAATTTCACTTTCCACCCTTCAGCAGCAGCTGGGCCGTCCTGAGAAAGCTCTGGAAGCTCTGGAGCCAATGTATGATCCAGATACTTTAGCACAAGATGCAAATGCAGCACAGCAG GAACTGAAGTTGCTGCTTCAACGTTCTACTCTATTGTTTTCACAAGGCAAAATGTATGGTTATGTGGATACCTTGCTTACCATGTTAGCCATGCTTTTAAGG GTAGCAATGAATAGAGCCCAAGTCTGTTTGATATCTAGTTCCAAATCTGGAGAGAGGCATCTCTACCTTATTAAAGTGTCAAGAGACAAAATATCAGACAACAATGACCAAGAGTCAGCAAATTGTGATGCAAAAG CAATATTTGCTGTACTCACGAGTGTTTTGACAAAAGATGACTGGTGGAACCTTCTTTTGAAGGCCATATACTCCTTATGTGACCTATCCCGATTTCAGGAGGCTGAGTTACTTGTGGATTCttcattggaatattactcattttatgaggacagGCCAAAACGCAAAGAGCTAGAATACTTTGGTCTCTCTGCTGCAATTCTGGACAAAAATTTCAGAAAGGCATATAACTATATCAG GATAATGGTAATGGAAAATGTCAATAAACCCCAGCTCTGGAACATTTTCAATCAAGTTACCATGCATTCCCAAGATGTACGACATCACCGCTTTTGTCTCCGTTTAATGCTGAAAAACCCAGATAATCATGCCCTGTGTGTCTTGAATGGACACAATGCATTCGTATCTGGTAGTTTTAAGCATGCACTTG GACAGTATGTGCAGGCCTTTCGCAGCCATCCCCATGAACCTCTCTACAGCCTCTGTATAGGCCTAACCTTTATTCACATGGCATCTCAGAAGTATGTATTAAAGAGACATGCTCTTATTGTGCAG ggCTTTTCCTTTCTTAATCGATACCTCAGTCTACGTGGGCCTTGCCAGGAGTCATTCTACAATTTGGGCCGTGGCCTTCACCAACTGGGGCTGATTCACCTTGCAATCCACTATTATCAGAAGGCCCTGGAGCTCCCTCCATTCATGGTAGAG GGTATGGAAGTTGACCAGTTAGACTTACGAAGAGATATTGCCTACAATTTGTCTCTCATATATCAGAACAGCGGGAATATTGGAATGGCCCAGAAGCTTTTATATACTTATTGTTCTATATAA
- the GTF3C3 gene encoding general transcription factor 3C polypeptide 3 isoform X2, with the protein MLGENEDEEEEEDEEEDEEEETPEQPTAGDVFVLEMVLNRETKKMMKEKRPRSKLPRALRGLMGEANIRFARGEREEAILMCMEIIRQAPLAYEPFSTLAMIYEDQGDMEKSLQFELIAAHLNPSDTEEWVRLAEMSLEQDNIKQAIFCYTKALKYEPTNVRYLWERSSLYEQMGDHKMAMDGYRRILNLLSPSDGERFMQLSRDMAKSYYEANDVISAINIIEEAFSKHQGLVSMEDVNIAAELYISSKQYDKALEVITDFSGIVLEKKTTEEGTSEENKNCSFLCIGESGENVSCTIPDGVPIDITVKLMVCLVHLNILEPLNPLLTTLVEQNPEDMGDLYLDVAEAFLDVGEYNSALPLLSALVCSERYNLAVVWLRHAECLKALGYMERAAESYGKVVDLAPLHLDARISLSTLQQQLGRPEKALEALEPMYDPDTLAQDANAAQQELKLLLQRSTLLFSQGKMYGYVDTLLTMLAMLLRVAMNRAQVCLISSSKSGERHLYLIKVSRDKISDNNDQESANCDAKAIFAVLTSVLTKDDWWNLLLKAIYSLCDLSRFQEAELLVDSSLEYYSFYEDRPKRKELEYFGLSAAILDKNFRKAYNYIRIMVMENVNKPQLWNIFNQVTMHSQDVRHHRFCLRLMLKNPDNHALCVLNGHNAFVSGSFKHALGQYVQAFRSHPHEPLYSLCIGLTFIHMASQKYVLKRHALIVQGFSFLNRYLSLRGPCQESFYNLGRGLHQLGLIHLAIHYYQKALELPPFMVEGMEVDQLDLRRDIAYNLSLIYQNSGNIGMAQKLLYTYCSI; encoded by the exons ATGCTTGGAGAGAATgaagatgaggaggaggaggaggacgaggaggaggacgaggaggaggagacACCTGAGCAACCCACTGCAGGCGACGTGTTTGTATTAGAGATGGTTCTCAATCGTGAAACCAAGAAAATGATGAAA GAGAAAAGGCCTCGGAGTAAACTTCCCAGAGCTCTGAGAGGTCTCATGGGTGAAGCCAACATTCGCTTTGCTCGAGGAGAACGTGAAGAGGCGATATTGATGTGCATGGAAATCATAAGACAAG CTCCTTTGGCTTATGAGCCATTTTCTACTCTTGCTATGATATATGAGGACCAAGGTGACATGGAGAAATCACTGCAGTTTGAGTTGATTGCTGCACATTTAAATCCCAGTGACACTGAAGAATGGGTTAGATTGGCAGAAATGTCCCTGGAACAAGACAATATTAAGCAGGCTATTTTTTGCTACACAAAAG cacttaAATATGAACCTACTAATGTCCGTTATCTGTGGGAGCGATCAAGCCTTTATGAACAGATGGGAGATCACAAAATGGCAATGGATGGTTATAGGCGTATTTTAAACCTTTTGTCTCCGTCTGATGGAGAACGATTTATGCAATTGTCCAGAGATATGGCAAA GAGTTATTATGAAGCCAATGATGTTATTTCAGCTATTAACATAATTGAAGAAGCTTTCTCAAAGCACCAGGGCCTAGTCTCCATGGAAGATGTTAACATTGCAGCTGAACTATACATTTCTAGTAAACAATATGACAAAGCTTTGGAG GTAATTACAGATTTTTCTGGAATTGtgctagaaaaaaaaactacagaagaaGGCACttcagaagagaataaaaattgtAGTTTCCTGTGCATAGGAGAGT CTGGTGAGAATGTTTCCTGCACTATACCGGATGGTGTGCCAATAGATATCACAGTGAAGTTGATGGTCTGCCTTGTACATCTCAACATCCTTGAACCACTTAAT CCTCTCTTGACAACACTCGTGGAACAGAATCCCGAAGACATGGGAGACCTCTATCTCGATGTTGCTGAAGCTTTTCTGGATGTTGGTGAATATAATTCTGCACTTCCCCTCCTTAGTGCGCTAGTCTGCTCTGAAAGATATAACCTCGCAGTGGTTTGGCTTCGGCATGCAG AATGCTTAAAGGCCTTAGGCTATATGGAGCGTGCTGCCGAAAGCTATGGCAAAGTGGTTGATCTGGCCCCCCTCCATTTGGATGCAAGAATTTCACTTTCCACCCTTCAGCAGCAGCTGGGCCGTCCTGAGAAAGCTCTGGAAGCTCTGGAGCCAATGTATGATCCAGATACTTTAGCACAAGATGCAAATGCAGCACAGCAG GAACTGAAGTTGCTGCTTCAACGTTCTACTCTATTGTTTTCACAAGGCAAAATGTATGGTTATGTGGATACCTTGCTTACCATGTTAGCCATGCTTTTAAGG GTAGCAATGAATAGAGCCCAAGTCTGTTTGATATCTAGTTCCAAATCTGGAGAGAGGCATCTCTACCTTATTAAAGTGTCAAGAGACAAAATATCAGACAACAATGACCAAGAGTCAGCAAATTGTGATGCAAAAG CAATATTTGCTGTACTCACGAGTGTTTTGACAAAAGATGACTGGTGGAACCTTCTTTTGAAGGCCATATACTCCTTATGTGACCTATCCCGATTTCAGGAGGCTGAGTTACTTGTGGATTCttcattggaatattactcattttatgaggacagGCCAAAACGCAAAGAGCTAGAATACTTTGGTCTCTCTGCTGCAATTCTGGACAAAAATTTCAGAAAGGCATATAACTATATCAG GATAATGGTAATGGAAAATGTCAATAAACCCCAGCTCTGGAACATTTTCAATCAAGTTACCATGCATTCCCAAGATGTACGACATCACCGCTTTTGTCTCCGTTTAATGCTGAAAAACCCAGATAATCATGCCCTGTGTGTCTTGAATGGACACAATGCATTCGTATCTGGTAGTTTTAAGCATGCACTTG GACAGTATGTGCAGGCCTTTCGCAGCCATCCCCATGAACCTCTCTACAGCCTCTGTATAGGCCTAACCTTTATTCACATGGCATCTCAGAAGTATGTATTAAAGAGACATGCTCTTATTGTGCAG ggCTTTTCCTTTCTTAATCGATACCTCAGTCTACGTGGGCCTTGCCAGGAGTCATTCTACAATTTGGGCCGTGGCCTTCACCAACTGGGGCTGATTCACCTTGCAATCCACTATTATCAGAAGGCCCTGGAGCTCCCTCCATTCATGGTAGAG GGTATGGAAGTTGACCAGTTAGACTTACGAAGAGATATTGCCTACAATTTGTCTCTCATATATCAGAACAGCGGGAATATTGGAATGGCCCAGAAGCTTTTATATACTTATTGTTCTATATAA